A genome region from Fervidobacterium changbaicum includes the following:
- a CDS encoding tetratricopeptide repeat protein, with amino-acid sequence MTFEKSHLNEWYILPLFTLIFAILLATATLLLAVSQRAIEYYSAAELSYKSGDYSTALRNYELALSTDPKIEGYDSQIKFKMGISAYMMGDYDKARSYLAGYNNDFVRALLDSIAQRKAQDEWKKWIATYRPTTVEEATQVVSQVQQKSKINWVPVLIIFVTTFSVLLIAELRIYKARRMVVELPAKPSEISPVVDTGGSKSYETVEQPKPEVSEEFQLIPEDARIVDFEELLKSEIDVFKDIFEQISTQHASQEPEEAKSFEELELKPSGGAEKDWAEREKIVEEILGETKELIEDLGRMVEQKPEEEQTTQFELESIEAELVSKLKTLRDSWNEEIQLTADLYEEIQKDFSEFDTLEKITDEETKVLVEKLIKLRQGENN; translated from the coding sequence ATGACTTTTGAAAAGTCGCATCTTAATGAGTGGTACATTTTGCCATTATTCACGTTAATTTTTGCAATACTTTTGGCCACTGCAACCCTGCTGTTGGCTGTTTCACAGAGGGCAATAGAATATTATTCCGCAGCTGAGCTTTCTTACAAATCTGGTGATTATTCCACCGCTTTGAGAAACTACGAGCTAGCACTCTCGACAGATCCTAAAATTGAAGGATACGATTCACAGATAAAGTTTAAAATGGGAATATCAGCTTATATGATGGGTGATTACGATAAGGCGAGAAGTTATCTTGCCGGTTATAACAACGATTTTGTCAGAGCTTTGCTTGATTCTATAGCTCAACGTAAAGCTCAAGACGAATGGAAAAAATGGATTGCTACTTACAGACCTACTACAGTTGAAGAAGCTACTCAAGTAGTCTCTCAAGTTCAACAAAAATCAAAAATTAACTGGGTCCCAGTGCTTATTATCTTTGTTACCACATTTTCGGTCCTGCTAATAGCAGAACTTAGGATTTACAAAGCTAGAAGGATGGTTGTTGAACTTCCTGCAAAACCATCCGAGATTTCTCCTGTTGTTGACACAGGTGGTTCTAAAAGTTACGAAACTGTGGAGCAACCTAAGCCTGAGGTTTCTGAAGAATTTCAGCTCATACCGGAAGATGCGAGAATTGTTGATTTTGAAGAGTTGTTGAAAAGTGAGATAGACGTCTTCAAAGACATATTTGAACAGATTTCTACACAGCATGCCAGTCAAGAGCCGGAGGAAGCTAAAAGTTTTGAAGAATTGGAACTTAAACCATCTGGTGGAGCAGAAAAGGATTGGGCTGAAAGAGAAAAAATTGTTGAGGAGATACTTGGCGAGACTAAAGAATTGATTGAAGACCTGGGAAGAATGGTTGAGCAAAAGCCTGAAGAGGAACAAACTACTCAGTTTGAATTGGAAAGTATTGAAGCTGAGCTCGTGAGTAAGTTGAAAACACTTAGAGATAGTTGGAATGAAGAAATTCAGTTAACAGCTGATCTATACGAAGAAATACAGAAAGACTTTTCAGAATTCGATACTCTGGAAAAGATTACCGACGAAGAAACAAAAGTGTTAGTCGAAAAACTTATTAAACTCAGGCAGGGTGAGAATAATTGA
- a CDS encoding endonuclease V encodes MDFDVSMVDVKTLSDYMEPKTLEEAEQIQKELAKRLALCPLDFSQISLIAGVDVSYIDDQALGIVVLINKELEIVEVVSERMKVTFPYIPGFLAFREAPVIIKCFEKLKNRPDVALFDGQGIAHPRKLGIASHVGILLDLPTIGIAKSVLYGKCQKPSTVGQATLLKGQDEEVLGYCYLSKKNTKPIIISPGYKTDLDSSLHIVKSLLNGFKLPEPVRLAHLYSQKFKGS; translated from the coding sequence GTGGATTTTGATGTTAGCATGGTGGATGTTAAAACTCTTTCGGACTATATGGAACCGAAAACATTAGAAGAAGCGGAACAGATACAAAAAGAGTTGGCAAAGAGACTCGCCCTCTGTCCACTTGATTTTTCTCAGATATCTTTAATTGCGGGTGTTGATGTTAGCTATATTGATGACCAAGCGTTGGGGATTGTTGTGCTGATAAACAAAGAACTTGAAATTGTTGAAGTAGTTTCCGAACGCATGAAGGTCACCTTCCCATATATTCCAGGCTTTCTTGCATTTCGGGAAGCACCGGTCATAATTAAATGCTTTGAAAAGCTGAAAAATAGACCAGATGTCGCGTTATTTGATGGTCAAGGGATTGCGCATCCACGAAAACTCGGAATAGCGAGCCACGTGGGTATTCTGTTGGATTTGCCTACCATAGGTATAGCAAAAAGCGTGCTGTATGGAAAGTGTCAAAAACCATCTACCGTAGGTCAAGCTACATTGCTAAAGGGCCAAGACGAAGAAGTCTTAGGTTATTGCTATTTGTCAAAGAAGAACACAAAACCGATAATAATATCCCCTGGATACAAAACAGACTTGGATAGTTCCCTACATATAGTAAAATCACTCCTAAACGGTTTCAAACTCCCTGAACCTGTGAGGTTAGCGCACTTATACTCGCAGAAGTTTAAAGGGTCCTGA
- a CDS encoding DDE-type integrase/transposase/recombinase yields MQNSVVSCPKCGSTNIYKNGHDKYGNQQYFCKDCKRTFRLVHSKKHKLFSFPYPKCPVCGKTMQIHKIKKAFVKFRCRSCHTRDEIPTNLPQFVPLPFDSFKFFRFPIFIVLKAFVLYFKAVSLRSIRDSLNIKVSHVAIYKWILKLSCFFSILVPVDAFKVHGDETVVLFKSKKYYVWFLVEHDSNLIVAWHVSKYRDMGQVKILLEKFFGNNERTIELITDGLGAYGAVKILYKNINHIVVRLGQNNQCESKFSLFQDFVRAKRGFKNIDNLPMYVNSFCVVRNLLKLNGNDIARVMSVLLSSITTS; encoded by the coding sequence ATGCAAAATTCTGTAGTCTCTTGCCCCAAATGCGGCTCTACCAACATCTACAAAAACGGTCATGATAAGTACGGTAACCAACAATACTTTTGCAAAGACTGTAAGCGCACTTTCAGACTTGTTCATTCAAAAAAACACAAGCTCTTCTCTTTCCCTTATCCTAAATGCCCTGTCTGTGGAAAAACTATGCAAATCCACAAAATCAAAAAAGCCTTCGTTAAGTTCCGTTGCCGTTCTTGCCATACCAGAGACGAAATCCCAACTAACTTACCTCAATTTGTCCCTCTTCCTTTCGACTCTTTCAAGTTCTTCCGTTTCCCTATCTTTATTGTTCTTAAAGCCTTCGTCCTTTATTTCAAAGCTGTGTCCTTGCGTTCCATCAGAGACTCACTTAATATCAAAGTCTCTCATGTCGCTATCTACAAGTGGATCCTTAAGTTGTCTTGTTTCTTTTCCATCCTCGTTCCTGTAGATGCTTTCAAAGTCCATGGTGATGAAACTGTCGTTTTGTTTAAATCCAAAAAGTACTATGTTTGGTTCTTAGTTGAGCACGATTCGAATCTTATTGTTGCTTGGCATGTATCCAAATATCGCGATATGGGTCAAGTGAAGATATTGTTAGAGAAGTTCTTTGGTAACAACGAAAGAACAATCGAACTAATTACAGATGGACTTGGTGCATATGGTGCAGTGAAGATACTATACAAGAATATCAATCATATTGTTGTGAGACTTGGGCAAAACAATCAATGTGAATCGAAGTTTTCGTTATTCCAAGACTTTGTACGAGCCAAGCGTGGATTTAAGAATATTGACAATCTTCCAATGTACGTAAACAGTTTTTGTGTAGTGAGAAATCTCTTGAAACTGAATGGCAATGATATTGCGCGTGTTATGAGTGTTCTATTGTCTTCCATCACTACAAGTTAA
- a CDS encoding SLC13 family permease, which yields MISLILVLYAIAYAYIIFEPNVSSVSTLMLGLVSVLLVGGFDLAHISKIVDFNTLFILIGMMTVVAILKEKGVFVEISRIILILSRGKVLFAVILINIAIFLLSSFLDNVTTILIFIPILFYTADALQVDSKPILINALFFSNLGGVTTAIGDPPNIIIYSASRQSFVSFIIHLMPVGILTLFIQLLFAKRALRVQEPETEFNVQTIRDKSTSDNWLYYLLVFTGIIVLMMLHEKIRLELGIITMLGAMVLLFVEKKNFQSVVGEVDWDTLSLITGLYFLNFSLEHVNLFATAVGVLSRINVPFILALIIFWSSLFLTGFLSALPVTMIYLAIIKKLILLGAPTTLYWALALGVGIGGNLTPVASMCNIVGNNLLKKLKDETLSFIDFTKSMLKPVLLSGIISSVFLIVYSITGF from the coding sequence TTGATATCATTAATTCTTGTTCTGTATGCTATAGCTTATGCTTACATAATTTTCGAGCCCAACGTTTCCTCAGTTTCAACGTTAATGCTGGGGCTCGTTTCTGTGTTACTAGTTGGAGGTTTTGATCTCGCACACATATCTAAAATAGTTGATTTTAACACACTCTTTATACTCATAGGCATGATGACAGTCGTTGCTATTTTAAAAGAAAAAGGTGTCTTTGTCGAGATTTCGAGGATAATACTAATCTTAAGCAGGGGGAAGGTTTTATTTGCAGTTATACTCATCAATATCGCTATATTTTTGCTCTCAAGTTTTTTAGATAACGTCACAACAATATTGATATTTATTCCGATACTCTTTTACACCGCCGATGCTTTGCAAGTTGACTCAAAACCTATTTTGATCAATGCACTTTTTTTCTCAAACCTTGGCGGTGTGACCACGGCTATAGGTGACCCTCCGAATATCATCATTTACAGCGCCTCTCGTCAAAGTTTCGTTTCGTTTATAATTCACCTCATGCCCGTTGGTATTTTAACATTGTTTATACAACTACTATTTGCAAAGAGGGCTTTAAGGGTTCAAGAGCCCGAGACGGAGTTTAATGTACAAACTATTAGAGATAAATCTACAAGTGATAACTGGTTATATTATCTGCTTGTTTTTACTGGAATAATTGTACTGATGATGTTACATGAAAAAATACGATTAGAACTAGGGATTATCACAATGCTTGGAGCAATGGTGTTACTCTTTGTTGAAAAGAAGAATTTTCAATCAGTTGTGGGAGAAGTTGACTGGGACACTTTAAGTCTAATCACAGGATTATACTTTTTAAACTTTTCTTTGGAACACGTAAATTTATTTGCCACTGCTGTAGGTGTACTTTCAAGGATTAACGTTCCTTTCATATTAGCGTTGATTATTTTCTGGAGCTCACTCTTCTTGACAGGCTTTTTAAGTGCGTTACCGGTGACGATGATATACCTTGCGATAATAAAGAAACTTATTCTCCTAGGTGCACCAACCACTTTGTACTGGGCACTTGCTTTGGGTGTTGGGATTGGTGGGAATTTAACACCTGTAGCATCGATGTGTAACATCGTTGGTAACAATCTTCTAAAGAAATTAAAGGATGAAACATTATCTTTTATTGATTTTACCAAAAGTATGTTGAAGCCGGTTTTACTTAGCGGTATAATTTCAAGTGTGTTTTTGATAGTATATTCTATAACCGGTTTTTGA
- a CDS encoding sodium:proton antiporter, which produces MKIVVAMMFAFVLYFVVTGKINKTIAAMVGGLTLLAIRIFPDPYEGLKESIDINTLLFLIGMMIFVRVMETSGIFEYIAIKTVKIAGTSVPKLFFAMTFVVGFVSAFIDNVTTVLIFIPVTFAISDILSIDAVPFVLGEVFASNIGGTMTPIGDPPNILITSAARIPFAEFAKYMVPINLIILFLTDVALILAFRKEFAKKFSKEFLSRFDESKVVKSKRRFIMAAIFMFFIISLFLFQKQLKLESSIIGLIAGFFGLLIFESHEITPFLEKVEWEVIFFFLGLFIITGAMEKVGLMNDMANFLVKVSSGSMVTLSSVIVWASGIISGFVDNIPFAATMIPVIKGLPAINPQFSNITPLWYALSLGVCLGGNLTPVGASANVVGLTLLKKYKGKEITFGNFVKYGAITVFISLVISNVYSLILLRIM; this is translated from the coding sequence GTGAAGATTGTTGTGGCTATGATGTTTGCTTTCGTTCTTTATTTTGTTGTCACAGGAAAGATCAACAAGACCATTGCAGCAATGGTCGGTGGTTTAACATTACTGGCTATCAGGATCTTTCCTGATCCTTACGAAGGGTTGAAAGAATCCATAGATATTAATACCCTTCTTTTTCTTATTGGCATGATGATTTTTGTACGCGTAATGGAGACCTCTGGAATATTTGAATACATAGCCATCAAAACCGTCAAGATTGCTGGGACGAGCGTACCAAAGCTATTTTTTGCAATGACTTTCGTTGTTGGTTTTGTTTCCGCTTTTATTGATAACGTTACAACTGTTCTGATATTCATTCCCGTCACGTTTGCAATAAGTGATATTCTGAGTATAGATGCCGTCCCGTTTGTTCTTGGCGAGGTCTTTGCTTCCAATATTGGTGGCACTATGACTCCGATAGGGGACCCACCAAACATATTGATTACATCCGCCGCAAGGATCCCTTTCGCCGAATTTGCAAAGTACATGGTTCCGATAAACTTAATTATACTCTTCTTAACGGACGTAGCACTAATACTCGCTTTTAGAAAAGAATTCGCGAAGAAATTTTCAAAGGAATTTTTGAGCAGGTTTGATGAATCAAAGGTTGTAAAAAGTAAGAGACGATTTATAATGGCTGCTATATTTATGTTTTTCATTATTTCATTGTTCCTGTTTCAAAAGCAACTGAAACTTGAAAGTTCAATCATTGGTCTTATCGCTGGATTTTTCGGTTTATTGATATTTGAATCACATGAAATAACACCTTTCTTAGAAAAAGTGGAATGGGAAGTAATATTCTTTTTCCTTGGTCTTTTTATAATAACTGGTGCAATGGAGAAAGTGGGCTTGATGAATGATATGGCAAACTTTCTTGTTAAAGTATCATCCGGATCAATGGTAACACTATCTTCCGTCATTGTGTGGGCATCTGGCATCATTTCTGGCTTTGTCGATAACATACCGTTTGCCGCGACAATGATTCCGGTTATAAAAGGGTTGCCGGCTATAAATCCACAGTTCTCAAACATAACTCCATTATGGTACGCTTTATCTTTAGGAGTTTGTTTGGGCGGCAATCTGACCCCAGTAGGTGCCTCTGCAAATGTTGTTGGACTAACACTTTTGAAAAAGTACAAAGGAAAGGAGATAACATTTGGTAATTTTGTAAAGTATGGAGCAATAACTGTTTTCATTAGCTTAGTCATATCGAATGTCTATTCGTTGATACTTCTGAGAATTATGTAA
- a CDS encoding peroxiredoxin: MLEKGQFAPDFELFDTSLQKVKLSEIEGKVVLVFYPGAFTSVCEKELCTFRDMLAKFNNLDATVLGISVDSPFANKAFAEKNRLNFRLLSDFGGVVAKQYGGVHENFAGIPNYVVAKRAVFVVENGKVVYSWLTEDPRIEPPYEEIEEVL; encoded by the coding sequence ATGTTAGAAAAAGGGCAGTTTGCACCAGATTTTGAATTGTTTGATACAAGCTTGCAGAAGGTAAAGCTTTCTGAAATTGAAGGTAAAGTAGTATTAGTATTCTATCCAGGGGCGTTTACCAGCGTATGTGAGAAAGAACTTTGCACATTTCGAGACATGTTGGCGAAATTCAATAACTTAGACGCTACCGTTCTTGGAATTAGTGTTGATAGTCCTTTTGCTAACAAAGCCTTTGCAGAGAAGAACAGACTTAACTTCAGGTTGTTGTCTGATTTCGGAGGCGTTGTTGCAAAGCAATATGGTGGTGTGCATGAGAACTTCGCTGGTATACCAAATTACGTAGTGGCTAAGAGAGCGGTATTTGTTGTTGAAAATGGAAAGGTTGTCTATTCATGGCTTACTGAGGATCCAAGAATCGAACCACCTTATGAAGAAATAGAAGAGGTGCTCTAA
- a CDS encoding ferritin, producing MSEKVYKALNEQVGKEVFSAYLYLSMATYFDSIDLPGFAKWMKVQAKEELGHAMKIYDFLYERGSRVELPALEKPKATWKSPLEAFEAAYEHEKFITKSINTILELARKENDYATEQFLSWFVKEQVEEEAQTDIIVRKLKKLQDSPTGLYMLDRELGSRE from the coding sequence ATGAGTGAGAAGGTATACAAAGCTTTGAATGAACAAGTGGGTAAGGAGGTTTTCTCAGCTTATTTGTACTTATCAATGGCAACGTATTTTGATTCAATTGATTTGCCTGGTTTTGCAAAATGGATGAAAGTTCAAGCAAAAGAAGAATTGGGGCATGCGATGAAAATCTATGATTTTCTTTACGAGAGAGGTTCCAGAGTTGAGTTACCGGCTTTAGAAAAGCCCAAAGCTACTTGGAAAAGCCCGCTTGAAGCTTTTGAGGCAGCATACGAACATGAGAAATTCATAACAAAGAGCATTAATACGATATTAGAACTTGCAAGGAAGGAGAACGACTACGCAACGGAGCAATTCCTTTCTTGGTTTGTAAAAGAACAGGTTGAAGAAGAAGCGCAGACTGATATAATCGTGAGAAAGCTCAAGAAACTTCAGGATAGTCCAACAGGTTTGTATATGCTTGATAGGGAGCTCGGAAGTAGGGAGTAA